One part of the Phoenix dactylifera cultivar Barhee BC4 chromosome 4, palm_55x_up_171113_PBpolish2nd_filt_p, whole genome shotgun sequence genome encodes these proteins:
- the LOC103697475 gene encoding expansin-A23-like: MAKIAIAIVCIAATALLMAFGAMAQGSGWETGTATFYGDMSGGETMKGACGYGDLIKQGYGLETAALSTALFNNGLTCGACYEIQCYNDPQWCVPGSITITATNFCPPDPSKPSDNGGWCNAPRKHFDLSMPMFVKLVKDYHAGIIPVQYRRVPCVKKGGMRFEMKGNPNAILVLVYNVAGAGDVTAVSVKGSNTGWIPMTRNWGENWQTDQKLVGQSLSFQVTASDGRKVESDNVVPANWNFGQNFEGNQF; encoded by the exons ATGGCAAAAATTGCTATTGCCATCGTTTGCATTGCAGCTACTGCCTTGCTCATGGCCTTCGGAGCCATGGCCCAAGGCAGTGGATGGGAAACCGGAACTGCCACTTTCTATGGAGACATGAGTGGAGGAGAGACCATGA AAGGAGCGTGCGGATATGGCGATCTCATCAAGCAAGGGTACGGCCTCGAGACGGCAGCTCTAAGCACAGCCCTCTTCAACAATGGTCTCACGTGTGGAGCGTGCTATGAAATCCAGTGCTACAACGACCCACAGTGGTGTGTCCCGGGAAGCATTACCATCACTGCCACCAACTTCTGCCCCCCGGATCCCTCGAAGCCCAGTGACAACGGTGGCTGGTGCAACGCACCCCGCAAGCACTTCGATCTCTCCATGCCGATGTTCGTCAAGCTGGTGAAGGACTACCATGCAGGGATCATCCCGGTGCAGTACCGGAGGGTGCCGTGCGTCAAGAAAGGAGGGATGAGGTTTGAGATGAAGGGCAACCCCAATGCGATCCTTGTGTTAGTCTACAACGTCGCGGGTGCTGGAGACGTGACCGCGGTGTCGGTCAAGGGCTCGAACACGGGCTGGATACCGATGACGAGGAATTGGGGCGAGAACTGGCAGACTGATCAGAAGTTGGTAGGTCAGAGTTTGTCGTTCCAAGTGACTGCAAGTGATGGGAGGAAGGTGGAGTCTGATAATGTTGTTCCTGCGAATTGGAATTTTGGGCAAAACTTTGAAGGGAATCAGTTCTAA